The Collimonas fungivorans Ter331 genome has a segment encoding these proteins:
- a CDS encoding aldehyde dehydrogenase (NADP(+)), which produces MNITGEMLIGQSAVRGAEGTLRAVNPATNEKIGPDFGAGGVTEVDRACTLAQQAFDSYRATTAQQRAEFLEEIAGGILALGPALIERAAQESGLPTARLEGERGRTVGQLRLFASVLRAGNYLGATLDSALPERTPPRSDLRLRKIAIGPVAVFGASNFPLAFSVAGGDTASALAAGCPVVVKTHNAHPGTSELVGRAIQQAVAACKLPEGVFSLVIGAGNEVGQALVSHPAIKAVGFTGSRQGGLALVRAAAQRREPIPVYAEMSSINPMFLLPHALAARAAKIGTAFVDSLTMGVGQFCTNPGLVIGLAGEHLVQFQEAALQALKTKAAGTMLTPGIHDAYVAGVERMGALAGVDTLGQGQAPAAPCAAQATLFSTDAATFLATEQLEDEIFGPSSLLVACRDEDEMRAVAEHLAGQLTATLQLDEEDHALARKLLPTLERKAGRILVNGFPTGVEVSYAMVHGGPFPATSDSRSTSVGATAIDRFLRPVCYQDLPGALLPIELQDGNPSGLSRLVDGEFVAA; this is translated from the coding sequence ATGAATATCACTGGTGAAATGCTCATCGGCCAATCTGCAGTGCGCGGCGCGGAAGGCACGCTGCGTGCCGTCAATCCCGCCACCAATGAAAAGATCGGCCCGGATTTCGGCGCCGGCGGCGTCACTGAGGTAGATCGCGCCTGCACCCTGGCGCAACAGGCTTTCGACAGCTATCGCGCAACCACCGCGCAGCAGCGCGCGGAATTCCTGGAAGAAATCGCCGGCGGCATCCTGGCGCTGGGACCGGCGCTGATCGAACGCGCCGCGCAGGAATCCGGCCTGCCTACCGCACGCCTGGAAGGCGAACGCGGCCGCACCGTCGGCCAGTTGCGCTTGTTCGCCAGCGTGCTGCGCGCCGGCAATTACCTCGGCGCCACCCTTGATTCGGCGCTGCCGGAACGGACTCCGCCGCGCTCCGACCTGCGCCTGCGCAAGATCGCCATCGGCCCGGTCGCGGTGTTCGGCGCCAGCAATTTCCCGCTGGCGTTCTCGGTGGCCGGCGGCGACACCGCCTCGGCGCTGGCGGCCGGCTGCCCGGTAGTGGTCAAGACCCACAATGCCCATCCCGGCACCTCGGAACTGGTGGGACGTGCGATCCAGCAGGCGGTCGCTGCCTGCAAACTGCCCGAAGGCGTGTTTTCCCTGGTCATCGGCGCCGGCAACGAAGTCGGCCAGGCCTTGGTCAGCCACCCTGCGATCAAGGCGGTCGGCTTCACCGGCTCGCGCCAGGGCGGACTGGCGCTGGTGCGCGCAGCGGCGCAAAGGCGTGAACCGATTCCTGTGTACGCCGAGATGAGCAGCATCAATCCGATGTTCCTGCTGCCGCATGCGCTGGCTGCGCGTGCAGCAAAAATCGGCACGGCTTTCGTCGATTCGCTGACCATGGGGGTCGGCCAGTTCTGCACCAATCCCGGCCTGGTGATCGGCCTGGCTGGCGAACATCTGGTGCAGTTCCAGGAAGCGGCATTGCAGGCATTGAAGACCAAGGCGGCAGGCACCATGCTGACGCCCGGCATCCACGACGCCTATGTCGCCGGCGTCGAGCGCATGGGCGCGCTGGCCGGCGTCGATACGCTCGGCCAGGGCCAGGCGCCGGCAGCGCCATGCGCAGCCCAGGCGACGCTGTTCTCTACCGACGCCGCTACCTTCCTCGCCACCGAGCAGCTGGAAGATGAAATCTTCGGCCCCAGCTCGCTGCTGGTCGCCTGCCGCGACGAAGACGAAATGCGCGCCGTCGCCGAACACCTGGCCGGCCAGCTGACCGCTACGCTGCAACTGGATGAAGAAGACCACGCGCTGGCGCGCAAGCTGCTGCCGACGCTGGAGCGCAAGGCCGGCCGCATCCTGGTCAATGGTTTTCCGACTGGTGTGGAAGTGTCATATGCGATGGTGCACGGCGGCCCGTTCCCGGCGACCTCCGACAGCCGCAGCACCTCGGTCGGCGCCACTGCCATCGACCGCTTCCTGCGGCCGGTGTGCTACCAGGACTTGCCGGGGGCGCTGCTGCCGATCGAACTCCAGGATGGCAATCCATCAGGCTTGTCGCGTTTGGTAGACGGAGAGTTCGTGGCGGCTTGA
- the kdgD gene encoding 5-dehydro-4-deoxyglucarate dehydratase: protein MTPQELKQTLSSGLLSFPITDFDAQGEFRPSTYAARLDWLAPYGASALFVAGGTGEFFSLTTAEYSNVVRVAVETCRGKVPILAGAGGPTRTAIAFAQEAERLGAQGILLMPHYLTEASQDGLVAHVEAICNSVKFGVVVYNRGICRLNADSVELLAARCPNLIGFKDGIGDIELMVSIRRRMGDRLSYLGGLPTAELFAAPYKALGVPVYSSAVFNFLPKMAIDFYSAIKNDDHATTGRLLDDFFLPYLAIRNKKAGYAVSIVKAGATIVGHDGGPVRTPLIDLNVEEREQLKALILAQGPQ from the coding sequence ATGACTCCTCAAGAACTCAAACAAACGCTTTCCTCCGGCCTGCTGTCCTTCCCGATCACCGATTTCGATGCGCAAGGCGAATTCCGCCCCAGCACCTATGCAGCTCGGCTCGACTGGCTGGCGCCCTACGGTGCGAGCGCCTTGTTTGTGGCGGGCGGCACCGGCGAGTTCTTTTCGCTGACGACCGCGGAGTATTCCAACGTGGTGCGGGTGGCGGTCGAAACCTGCCGCGGCAAAGTGCCTATCCTGGCCGGCGCCGGCGGCCCGACCCGCACCGCGATCGCTTTCGCGCAGGAAGCCGAACGCCTCGGCGCGCAAGGCATCCTGCTGATGCCGCACTACCTGACCGAAGCTTCGCAAGACGGCCTGGTCGCGCATGTGGAAGCCATCTGCAACTCGGTGAAATTCGGCGTGGTGGTGTACAACCGCGGCATCTGCCGCCTGAATGCGGATTCGGTAGAACTGCTGGCGGCGCGCTGCCCTAACCTGATCGGCTTCAAGGACGGCATCGGCGACATCGAACTGATGGTGTCGATACGGCGCCGCATGGGCGATCGCCTGAGTTATCTCGGCGGCTTGCCGACAGCGGAACTGTTTGCCGCGCCCTACAAGGCGCTCGGCGTGCCGGTGTATTCCTCGGCGGTATTCAATTTCCTGCCGAAGATGGCGATCGATTTCTACAGCGCGATCAAGAACGACGACCACGCCACCACCGGCCGCCTGCTGGACGATTTTTTCCTGCCTTACCTGGCGATCCGCAACAAGAAAGCCGGTTACGCGGTCAGTATCGTCAAGGCCGGCGCCACCATAGTCGGCCATGACGGCGGGCCGGTGCGCACACCGCTGATTGATCTCAATGTGGAAGAACGGGAACAGCTGAAGGCACTGATTCTGGCGCAGGGACCGCAGTAA
- a CDS encoding FadR/GntR family transcriptional regulator, translated as MNTPLNTSLTAQPDPGAPRKKHRNLAQSVVANIADSIRSGSSKPGDKLPTESELMRTQGVSRTVIREAISHLQASGLVETRHGIGTFVLAASSSSNFDIDPETVITMRDILAILELRISLEAEAAGLAAARRSDEQLAQMRMALDAFQKSAHEHGDSVAADVQFHLHIAQATGNRYFVDILTHLGTTIIPRTRINSAKLAHDDPAAYLDRVHREHEDIYNAIVRQDPETARAAMRTHLSNSRERLRKVQDSMALAS; from the coding sequence ATGAATACACCGCTCAATACATCGCTCACGGCGCAGCCCGATCCTGGCGCACCGCGCAAGAAGCATCGCAACCTGGCGCAGAGCGTGGTCGCCAATATTGCCGACAGTATTCGCAGCGGCAGCAGCAAGCCGGGGGACAAGCTGCCGACCGAATCCGAGCTGATGCGCACCCAGGGCGTCAGCCGTACCGTGATCCGCGAGGCGATTTCGCACCTGCAGGCGTCGGGGCTGGTAGAGACGCGCCACGGCATCGGCACTTTTGTGCTGGCGGCCAGCAGCTCCAGCAACTTCGACATCGATCCGGAAACCGTGATCACCATGCGCGATATCCTGGCCATCCTGGAACTGCGCATCAGCCTCGAAGCGGAAGCTGCCGGGCTGGCTGCGGCGCGCCGCAGCGACGAGCAGCTGGCGCAGATGCGGATGGCGCTGGACGCCTTCCAGAAGAGCGCCCATGAGCACGGCGACTCGGTCGCGGCCGATGTCCAGTTCCACCTGCACATCGCGCAAGCCACCGGCAACCGTTATTTTGTCGACATCCTGACCCACCTCGGCACCACCATCATTCCGCGCACCCGGATCAATTCCGCCAAGCTGGCGCATGACGATCCGGCGGCTTACCTGGACCGCGTCCACCGCGAACACGAAGATATCTATAATGCCATCGTGCGCCAGGATCCGGAAACTGCGCGGGCTGCGATGCGCACCCACCTGAGCAACAGCCGCGAGCGTTTGCGCAAGGTGCAGGACAGCATGGCGCTAGCGTCGTAA
- a CDS encoding MFS transporter codes for MILFMLFAVTTFNYADRAILSIAGTAMKGELGFDAVTMGFIFSAFSWAYVLGQLPGGWLLDRYGSKRVYAASIFIWSLFTLLQGGVHFLGVLWAVPALFMLRFMVGLAEAPSFPANGRIVAAWFPTTERGTASAIFNSAQYFATVLFAPLMAWITHAYGWSETFVVMGAAGLVLSMVWMQVMYSPKDHPRMTPAELAHIRDGGGLVDMDQGLGQRQGRAAGKGPQVNRGVKLGYLKQLLSNRMLAGVYLGQYCINTITYFFLTWFPIYLVQERGMSILKAGIVASLPAICGFLGGVLGGLISDRLIKRGFSLTWARKIPIVAGLLLSTTMILCNYVDTQWMVVGIMALAFFGKGVGALGWAVVADTSPKEIIGLTGSLFNMFGNIAGITAPIVIGYIIKQTGSFEWALVYVGANALLAVISYLVIVKDIKRVELKPLDDAGQPYKKLSGVES; via the coding sequence ATGATTTTGTTCATGCTGTTTGCGGTGACCACTTTCAATTACGCTGACCGTGCGATTCTTTCCATTGCCGGCACGGCGATGAAGGGCGAGCTGGGCTTCGATGCGGTCACCATGGGTTTCATCTTCTCGGCTTTCAGCTGGGCCTATGTGCTGGGGCAATTGCCGGGCGGCTGGCTGCTTGACCGCTACGGTTCGAAACGGGTGTACGCCGCCAGTATCTTCATCTGGTCGCTGTTCACCCTGCTGCAGGGCGGCGTGCATTTCCTTGGCGTGCTGTGGGCGGTGCCGGCCTTGTTCATGCTGCGTTTCATGGTGGGCCTGGCGGAAGCGCCGTCGTTTCCCGCCAACGGCCGCATCGTCGCCGCCTGGTTCCCGACTACCGAGCGCGGCACCGCCTCGGCGATTTTCAACTCCGCGCAATATTTCGCCACGGTATTGTTCGCGCCCCTGATGGCCTGGATCACGCACGCCTACGGCTGGTCGGAAACGTTCGTGGTCATGGGCGCGGCCGGGCTGGTGCTGAGCATGGTCTGGATGCAGGTGATGTACAGCCCGAAAGACCATCCGCGCATGACGCCGGCGGAACTGGCGCATATCCGCGACGGCGGCGGCCTGGTCGACATGGATCAGGGACTGGGGCAGAGACAAGGACGTGCGGCAGGCAAGGGCCCGCAGGTGAACCGCGGCGTCAAGCTGGGTTATCTCAAGCAGCTGCTCAGCAACCGCATGCTGGCCGGCGTCTACCTCGGCCAGTACTGCATCAATACCATCACCTATTTTTTCCTGACCTGGTTTCCGATCTATCTGGTGCAGGAGCGCGGCATGTCGATCCTGAAGGCCGGCATCGTGGCGTCGCTGCCGGCGATCTGCGGTTTCCTGGGCGGGGTGCTGGGCGGCCTGATTTCGGACCGGCTGATCAAGCGCGGTTTTTCGCTGACCTGGGCGCGCAAGATTCCCATCGTCGCCGGGCTGCTGCTGTCGACCACCATGATCTTGTGCAATTACGTCGATACCCAGTGGATGGTGGTCGGCATCATGGCGCTGGCGTTTTTCGGCAAGGGCGTCGGCGCCCTCGGCTGGGCAGTGGTGGCGGATACTTCGCCGAAAGAAATCATCGGCCTCACCGGTAGCCTGTTCAACATGTTCGGCAACATCGCCGGCATCACGGCGCCGATCGTGATCGGCTATATCATCAAGCAGACCGGTTCCTTCGAGTGGGCGCTGGTGTACGTCGGCGCCAATGCCTTGCTGGCCGTGATCAGCTACCTGGTGATCGTGAAAGACATCAAGCGCGTCGAGCTCAAGCCGCTGGACGATGCAGGGCAGCCGTACAAGAAATTATCTGGAGTGGAATCATGA
- the garD gene encoding galactarate dehydratase, which translates to MSKAATDSNAPLYIRMQEQDNVAIVANDGGLPAGSVFPCGLVLRDKVPQGHKVALGEIAEGEAIVRYGVVIGYAQRPIAQGSWIDESLVRMPPARELSNLPIATRTPAVAAPLEGYTFEGYRNADGSVGTRNILAISTTVQCVSGVVEHAVKRIKAELLPAYPHVDDVIGLEHTYGCGVAIDAPGAEIPIRTLRNISMNPNFGGQAMVVSLGCEKLQPGRLFPQGSIPIQSTGGREDGLRVVCLQDAEHVGFESMIVSIMATAKEQLAELDKRRRVTCPASELVVGVQCGGSDAFSGVTANPAVGFASDLLVRAGAAVMFSETTEVRDGIDQLTARAASAEVAQAMIREMAWYDDYLTRGGVDRSANTTPGNKKGGLANIVEKAMGSIVKSGSSVISGVLSPGDKLRQKGLIYAATPASDFVCGTLQLAAGMNLHVFTTGRGTPYGLAAVPVIKVATRNDLARRWHDLMDINAGRIASGEASIEDVGWELFHLMLDVASGRKQTWAEHHKLHNALTLFNPAPIT; encoded by the coding sequence ATGAGCAAGGCAGCAACCGACAGTAACGCGCCGTTGTATATCCGCATGCAGGAGCAAGACAACGTCGCCATCGTCGCCAACGACGGCGGCTTGCCTGCCGGTTCGGTATTTCCCTGCGGGCTGGTGCTGCGCGACAAGGTGCCGCAAGGCCACAAGGTTGCCCTGGGCGAGATTGCCGAAGGCGAGGCGATCGTGCGCTACGGCGTGGTGATCGGTTATGCGCAGCGGCCGATCGCGCAAGGCAGCTGGATTGACGAATCGCTGGTCAGGATGCCGCCGGCGCGGGAACTGAGCAACCTGCCGATCGCCACCCGCACTCCTGCAGTGGCGGCGCCGCTGGAAGGCTATACCTTCGAAGGTTATCGCAACGCCGACGGCTCAGTCGGCACCCGCAACATCCTGGCGATCAGCACCACGGTGCAATGCGTGTCCGGGGTGGTGGAGCATGCGGTCAAGCGCATCAAGGCCGAGCTGCTGCCCGCTTATCCGCATGTCGACGATGTCATCGGCCTGGAGCACACCTATGGCTGCGGCGTGGCGATCGACGCGCCGGGCGCCGAGATTCCGATCCGCACCCTGCGCAACATTAGCATGAATCCGAATTTCGGCGGCCAGGCGATGGTGGTCAGCCTGGGCTGCGAAAAACTGCAGCCGGGACGGTTGTTCCCGCAGGGTTCGATTCCCATCCAAAGCACCGGCGGCAGGGAAGACGGCTTGCGCGTGGTGTGTCTGCAAGATGCAGAGCATGTCGGTTTCGAATCGATGATCGTGTCCATCATGGCCACGGCGAAGGAACAGCTGGCTGAACTGGACAAGCGCCGCCGCGTTACCTGCCCGGCGTCGGAGCTGGTGGTCGGCGTCCAGTGCGGCGGCAGCGACGCCTTTTCGGGCGTGACCGCGAATCCGGCGGTAGGCTTCGCCAGCGACCTGCTGGTGCGCGCCGGCGCCGCCGTGATGTTTTCCGAAACCACCGAAGTGCGCGACGGTATCGACCAGTTGACCGCGCGCGCCGCCAGCGCCGAGGTGGCGCAAGCCATGATCCGCGAGATGGCGTGGTATGACGATTACCTGACCCGCGGCGGCGTCGACCGCAGCGCCAACACCACGCCCGGCAACAAGAAGGGCGGCCTGGCCAACATCGTCGAAAAGGCCATGGGCTCTATCGTCAAATCCGGCAGCAGCGTGATTTCCGGCGTGCTGTCGCCAGGCGACAAACTCAGGCAAAAGGGTTTGATCTACGCCGCCACGCCTGCCAGCGATTTTGTCTGCGGCACCTTGCAGCTGGCGGCCGGCATGAACCTGCATGTCTTCACCACCGGCCGCGGCACGCCCTACGGCCTGGCCGCGGTGCCGGTGATCAAGGTCGCCACCCGCAACGACCTGGCGCGGCGCTGGCACGACCTGATGGACATCAACGCCGGCCGCATCGCCAGCGGCGAGGCCAGCATCGAAGACGTCGGCTGGGAACTGTTCCACCTGATGCTGGATGTCGCCAGCGGCCGCAAGCAGACCTGGGCCGAGCATCACAAACTGCACAATGCCTTGACGCTGTTCAATCCGGCGCCGATCACCTGA
- a CDS encoding lactonase family protein, with product MMMNVSALASAKTMVYVSNADSRDIYVMELSQSDGSASLVEKVATGGTVMPLAVSPDRRFLYASLRSLPYSVSSFAIDRQSGKLSLLSTVPLADNMANLATDKTGRFLLAASYTGNKISINPIADKGDVGAQPLAVIPTREKAHAIATDPANTYLFASSLGGDVILQYRFDASSGQVTPNVPPYVETRQGAGPRHFVFDRRARFVYGTNELDGSLNTYRYDAGSGVLTLQASVSLRPKDFQGAALAPADLHLTPDGRFLYASERTSSTLTGFAVDPDNGALTLIGTFPTETQPRGFNIDPGGRYLLAVGQKSNRMSSYAIDQNSGALRLLHQYDMGANPNWIEIVDLP from the coding sequence ATGATGATGAACGTTTCGGCTTTGGCTTCGGCCAAAACCATGGTGTATGTGTCGAACGCCGACAGCCGCGACATTTATGTCATGGAGCTGAGCCAGTCGGACGGCAGCGCCAGCCTGGTGGAGAAGGTGGCGACCGGCGGCACGGTCATGCCGCTGGCGGTCAGCCCCGACCGCCGCTTCCTGTACGCCTCCTTGCGTTCGCTGCCGTATTCAGTCAGCAGTTTCGCCATCGACCGCCAAAGCGGCAAGCTGAGCCTGTTGTCGACCGTGCCGCTGGCCGACAACATGGCCAACCTGGCGACCGACAAGACGGGCCGTTTCTTGCTGGCGGCGTCCTACACCGGCAACAAGATTTCCATCAACCCGATTGCCGACAAGGGCGATGTAGGAGCGCAGCCGCTGGCGGTGATTCCGACCCGGGAAAAAGCCCATGCGATAGCGACCGATCCGGCCAATACCTACCTGTTTGCCAGCAGCCTGGGTGGCGACGTCATCCTGCAATATCGCTTCGATGCAAGCAGCGGCCAGGTCACGCCCAACGTTCCGCCGTATGTGGAAACCAGGCAGGGCGCCGGCCCACGCCACTTCGTGTTCGACCGCCGCGCCCGTTTCGTCTACGGCACCAACGAACTGGACGGCAGCCTGAATACTTATCGCTACGATGCCGGCAGCGGCGTCTTGACATTGCAGGCTTCGGTGTCCCTGCGGCCCAAGGATTTCCAGGGCGCGGCGCTGGCGCCGGCCGACCTGCACCTGACGCCCGACGGTCGTTTTCTGTACGCCTCGGAGCGCACCTCCAGCACGCTGACCGGCTTTGCCGTCGATCCCGATAACGGCGCATTGACCCTGATCGGCACTTTTCCCACCGAGACTCAGCCGCGCGGCTTCAATATCGATCCAGGCGGCCGCTACTTGCTGGCGGTCGGCCAGAAATCGAACCGCATGAGCAGCTACGCCATCGACCAGAACAGCGGCGCCCTGCGTTTGCTGCATCAGTACGATATGGGGGCAAATCCCAACTGGATCGAGATCGTCGACCTGCCATAG
- a CDS encoding questin oxidase family protein, whose translation MNQRLREPTLHRLLDANARFASDGKGTTNHCPMALCALAGMGAQPERLQEFFDMWERRFAVPARPAVNAVSRETWLACLGDASAFSALREYFEEWIWSAGADAVLEQVLGKIPFAPASGAFHALIRLAYGLEAQHLSEIAAGLAALVCGNLHIDTGSHRRAPAASVNQGLAILSRALHGTVFTGGMIVARLRAVADYPLFYAVLPAAPAQPQLLDDMARAVIALYWQTNNFTALHIVTGLHAARRVLSHLPAALVQRLLPELWVALCAAYVSIGAPPLATSNATLDDEETLADSPDTWQDLFTTAIASDDDHVIKMVYTCYCENLRAPSPLYLAAATRRAGRMFQMH comes from the coding sequence ATGAATCAACGACTACGCGAACCAACCCTGCACCGCCTGCTCGACGCCAACGCCCGCTTTGCCAGCGACGGCAAGGGCACCACCAACCATTGCCCGATGGCGCTGTGCGCCCTGGCCGGCATGGGCGCCCAGCCGGAGCGCCTGCAGGAATTTTTTGACATGTGGGAGCGCCGCTTCGCGGTGCCCGCCAGGCCGGCAGTTAACGCGGTCAGCCGCGAAACATGGCTGGCCTGCCTCGGCGACGCCAGCGCTTTTAGCGCCCTGCGCGAATATTTTGAAGAGTGGATCTGGAGCGCAGGCGCCGATGCCGTGCTTGAACAAGTGCTGGGCAAGATACCGTTTGCACCGGCCAGCGGCGCATTCCATGCCCTGATCCGGCTTGCCTACGGCCTGGAAGCGCAGCATCTCAGCGAAATCGCCGCCGGGCTGGCGGCGCTGGTGTGCGGCAACCTGCATATCGACACCGGATCGCACCGGCGGGCGCCGGCGGCTTCGGTAAACCAGGGCCTGGCGATTTTGTCGCGGGCATTGCATGGCACGGTGTTCACCGGCGGCATGATTGTCGCGCGCCTGCGGGCGGTGGCCGATTACCCGCTGTTTTACGCAGTGCTGCCGGCCGCGCCGGCACAGCCGCAGCTGCTGGACGACATGGCGCGGGCGGTAATTGCCCTGTACTGGCAGACCAATAATTTCACCGCCTTGCATATCGTCACCGGCCTGCATGCGGCGCGCCGGGTGCTGTCCCATTTGCCGGCAGCGCTGGTCCAGCGCCTGCTGCCGGAGTTGTGGGTGGCGCTTTGCGCTGCATATGTGTCGATAGGCGCGCCGCCCCTGGCAACATCGAATGCGACACTCGATGACGAGGAAACCCTGGCCGACAGCCCGGACACCTGGCAGGACCTGTTCACCACCGCCATCGCTTCCGACGACGACCATGTGATCAAGATGGTCTACACCTGCTATTGCGAAAACCTGCGCGCGCCGTCGCCGCTGTACCTGGCGGCAGCAACGCGGCGGGCCGGCCGCATGTTCCAGATGCATTGA
- a CDS encoding ATP-binding protein produces MSIRNRLLFWLLSGLTILGACFVLADYLIDRALLADIYDDQMSQIASAIPVHFSGSDLETSGPALKYDGDDSILQIWDQNGKLSYNSHPAIVLPRFSTLGFSETRWRGSEWKLFIRKTDRNLIQVAQSLTGRRNIAIEHALRSLIPLLIFLLIMALLIHWSVGTGLQSLTRLSQELAKRTPDKLGRLATQDQPAEIRPLTHALDTLLQRLGVALESQKKFIADASHELRTPLATLQIQTQLVEQSLGSGRETRALADLKAGVKRTSHLVEQLLMVSRLESAGIHDPHIPLQLHEIAREVTIDLIPYASTRKINLGVEQLDAGLIMGSEHHLHILLRNLIDNAVRYTPSGGQVDVTIRARQDQILLEIEDSGPGIPPAERERVFDRFYRCLVPQATGSGLGLAIVKQVAELHQAEVQLGQARRLSGLKASVIFKRAA; encoded by the coding sequence GTGTCAATTAGGAACCGCCTGCTGTTCTGGCTGCTGTCCGGCCTGACCATCCTCGGCGCATGCTTTGTGCTGGCCGATTACCTGATCGACCGCGCCCTGCTGGCCGATATCTACGACGACCAGATGAGCCAGATCGCCTCCGCCATTCCGGTGCATTTCAGCGGCAGCGACCTGGAAACCAGCGGACCGGCGCTGAAATACGACGGCGACGACAGCATCCTGCAGATCTGGGATCAAAACGGCAAGCTCAGCTACAACTCCCATCCAGCCATCGTCCTGCCGCGATTTTCAACCCTGGGTTTCAGTGAAACCAGATGGCGCGGCAGCGAGTGGAAACTGTTCATCCGCAAGACCGACCGCAACCTGATCCAGGTGGCGCAATCGCTGACCGGCAGGCGCAATATCGCCATCGAGCATGCACTGCGTTCGCTGATACCGCTGCTGATTTTCTTGCTGATCATGGCCCTGCTCATCCACTGGAGCGTCGGCACCGGCCTGCAATCGCTGACCCGCCTGTCGCAAGAGCTGGCCAAGCGCACTCCCGACAAGCTGGGCCGGCTCGCTACGCAGGACCAGCCTGCCGAAATCAGGCCGCTGACGCATGCGCTCGACACCTTGCTGCAGCGCCTGGGCGTCGCCCTCGAAAGCCAGAAAAAATTCATCGCCGATGCTTCGCATGAATTGCGCACCCCGCTGGCCACCTTGCAGATCCAGACCCAGCTGGTAGAACAGTCGCTGGGCAGCGGGCGCGAAACCCGCGCGCTGGCGGACCTGAAGGCCGGCGTCAAGCGTACCAGCCACCTGGTCGAGCAATTGCTGATGGTGTCGCGCCTGGAGTCGGCCGGCATCCACGATCCGCACATCCCGCTGCAGCTGCATGAAATTGCCCGCGAGGTCACCATCGACCTGATCCCCTATGCCAGCACGCGCAAGATAAATCTCGGGGTCGAGCAGCTGGATGCCGGCCTCATCATGGGATCGGAGCATCATCTGCACATCCTGCTACGCAACCTGATCGACAACGCCGTGCGCTACACCCCCAGCGGCGGCCAGGTCGACGTCACCATCCGCGCCCGGCAGGACCAGATCCTGCTGGAAATCGAAGACAGCGGGCCGGGTATTCCGCCAGCCGAACGGGAACGCGTGTTCGACCGCTTCTACCGTTGCCTGGTGCCGCAGGCCACCGGCAGCGGCCTCGGCCTGGCGATCGTCAAGCAGGTGGCGGAACTGCACCAGGCTGAAGTGCAGCTAGGCCAGGCCCGGCGCCTGTCGGGATTGAAAGCCAGCGTCATCTTCAAAAGAGCAGCATAA
- a CDS encoding response regulator transcription factor, translated as MRLLLIEDDYMLGNSIRTGFYPYGFTVDWTQDGIAAEAALAAETYSAVLLDLGLPRKSGLEVLKKMRSDSNGTPVIILSASDRVLNRIEGLDAGADDYLSKPFDLDELAARVRALLRRSGGRTSPLLTHGDIHFDPASNTVAYKGKNIALSSRELMVLAALIEKPGAVLSRAQLVDKVYGWNDEVESNTIEVHIHALRKKLSPGVIRNIRGLGYMLAGEENSCVN; from the coding sequence ATGCGCTTACTTCTGATTGAAGACGACTACATGCTGGGCAACAGCATCCGCACAGGGTTCTATCCCTATGGCTTCACCGTCGACTGGACACAGGACGGGATTGCCGCCGAAGCCGCGCTGGCCGCCGAGACTTATTCCGCGGTGCTGCTGGACCTGGGCCTGCCGCGCAAATCGGGGCTGGAAGTACTGAAGAAAATGCGCTCCGACAGCAACGGCACGCCGGTCATCATCCTCTCGGCCAGCGACCGCGTGCTGAACCGGATCGAAGGACTGGACGCCGGCGCCGACGATTACCTGAGCAAACCGTTCGACCTGGATGAATTGGCGGCGCGCGTGCGCGCCTTGCTGCGCCGTAGCGGCGGCCGCACCAGCCCGCTGCTGACGCACGGCGACATCCATTTCGACCCGGCCAGCAATACCGTCGCCTACAAGGGGAAAAACATCGCCTTGAGCAGCCGCGAGCTGATGGTGCTGGCGGCATTGATCGAGAAACCGGGCGCCGTGCTGTCGCGCGCGCAGCTGGTCGACAAGGTGTATGGCTGGAACGATGAGGTGGAGAGCAACACCATCGAGGTGCACATCCACGCGCTGCGAAAAAAACTGTCCCCGGGGGTGATCCGCAACATTCGTGGCCTGGGTTATATGCTCGCCGGCGAAGAGAATTCGTGTGTCAATTAG